ACGCTTCGCATTCTTCCTCAGACATGCTCCTCAAGGCGGTACTGGACAAGCAAGCAAAGACAATCTATCGGGGCCTGATCAGGATTCCTCTTGGCTCTTCTGGCTGCAACGGTTATCAGAAAGATGATACCTTGCTCCTCTCGGACAAGGCAGAAGCGGACACTCTACCCGACCTTGAGATCAGCAACAATGAAGTGAGATGCTCTCATGGAGCAACAATCAGCAATCTCAACCCTGAGCAGCTTTTCTACATGACCAGCAGAGGCATGGATGAGGCAGCAGCAAAACAGATGCTGATCGAGGGCTTTCTTGAGCCCATCATCTCCAAGCTTAAGGATGAGCGAATGGAGAATCAGCTGAGGCAGGCAATTATCCAGAAGATGGCAACATAACCCCAAAACATACTCAAAACATACATCAACTATGGAAGCATTCAATGCAGAAAAAATAAGGAAGGATTTCCCGCTTCTTCGCAAGGGAATTGTCTATTTAGACAATGCCGCAACCACACAAAAGCCCCTTCAGGTGATCAATGCGATCAGCGAGTACTATACCGAGTATAATGCGAACATCCACAGGGGCGTCTATGCAATCAGCGTGAGGAGCACTACAGCTTACGAAGAAGCACATCAAAAAGCTGCAAACTTCATCAATGCTTCTATCGAGGAGGTTATCTTCACACCGGGAACAACCGGATCCTTAAACATGCTTGCATATACTCTAGTTCCGACCCTGAAGCCTGGGGATGAGATCGTTTTGACAGAGATGGAGCACCACAGCAATCTTGTCCCTTGGCAGCAGCTTGCAAAAGAAAGAGGGCTTGCTGTCAGATTTATCCCTCTTGCAAAGGATATGACCCTTGACATGGCCAAGGCAGAGAAGCTCATCACCGATAAAACAAGGATTGTTTCTGTGACGCATATGTCCAATGCTCTTGGAACCATTACGCCTATTCAGGAAATTGCAGAGCTCTGCCGCCGGCATGGCGCATTGCTTGTTGTAGACGGAGCCCAGAGCATCCCTCACATGAAGATTGATGTGAAAGCACTCAACTGCGATTTTTTTGCTTTTTCAGCCCATAAGCTCTTTGGGCCAACAGGCCTTGGCGTGCTCTATGGAAAGAAAGAGCATCTCAAGAACATGAAGCCGTTCCTGTATGGAGGGGATATGATCCGGGAAGTGAGATTTGAGGATTCCACATGGAATGATCTGCCCTGGAAGTTTGAGGCCGGAACTCCGGATATTTCCGGAGCAATCGGGTTTGCTGCTAGCCTGGACTACATCTCCAGAATAGGGATGGAGCACATTCATTCCTATGAAAGCGAACTGCTGGACTACTGCCTTACTGAGCTTCGGAAGATTGAGGGAATCACCCTCTATGGCCCAGGATCTTATGGCCCAGGATCTGGAAAGCAGGGCCCCATTATCTCCTTCAACCTTGACGGCATTCATGCCCATGATGTTGCGACAATCCTTGATCGGGAACATATTGCAATCCGGGGCGGCCACCACTGCGCGATGCCACTGATGAAAAAGCTTGGAATTTCCGGAACTTCCAGGATAAGCCTTGCGTTCTACAACACCAAGGAAGACATCGATAGGGCAGTTCGTGCATTGCGAAGAGCGAGAGAGGTCTTTTCCCGATGAACCGCCAGCTTGAAGATACTCGAGAAGACGAAATTAAGCAAGAAGACGAGATCTACCGGGAGAACATCCTTGATCACTACCGGAATCCCCATAACAGCAGGATCTTGAAGGATCCGGACATCAGCCGCATTGAATTCAATCCCTTATGCGGAGACCAGATCCACTTATTCCTGAAGATCCAAAACGGCTCTATCCGTGATGCAGCGTTCCAGGGTATTGGCTGTGCGATAAGCCAGGCATCAGCGTCGATGCTTACTGACAGAGTCAAGGGCATGCCTTTGGACCAGGCAAAACGCATGGGAAGGGAGGATATTGTGAGTATGCTGGCGATACCCATCAGCGCTGTCAGGATGAAGTGCGCATCGCTCTCGTTAAAGGCGCTTCACAACGGGATTGAGGAATGGGAGAACAAGAAATAGAAGATTAAGAAATTGGATAATAAACAACGGGAGAATAACCATGGAGCTTGAAATTAAACAACGGGAGAATCATCATGGAACTTGAAATCAAAGACCTTTATGTAAGCATCGGCGGGAAGGATATTGTGAAGGGGCTCAGCCTCACCCTCGCTCAAGGAGAGGTCATTGCACTCATGGGTCCGAATGGGTCTGGAAAGTCAACTCTTGCTTCAGCGATTATGGGAGACCCCCACTGCGATGTGCAGTCAGGAAAGATACTCGTGAACGGAGAAGATATCACTGGCCTCTCTCCAGATAAACGCGCACAGAAAGGGATTTTCCTCAGCTTCCAGTACCCAAAAGAGATCACTGGGGTGACGCTTGCCAACTTCCTCAGGACAAGCTACAACTCGCTGCGAGAGAACCCTCTCGGAGTGATGGACTTTCAGAAACTGCTCAAGGAAAAGATGCACGATCTCCAGATGGACTCACAGTTTACGAAGAGGTATCTCAATGAAGGATTCTCAGGAGGAGAGAAGAAGAGGACTGAGATCCTGCAGATGATGGTGCTTGAGCCTACGTTCGCTATTCTGGACGAGACTGACTCTGGATTAGATGTTGACGCACTGCGAATTGTCGCCCATGGGATTAATGCCATGAAGGGGCCTAAGCGAGGCATCCTGATCATCACTCATTACCACAGAATCCTTGATTACATCTCTCCAGACAAGGTCTTCATTATGAAGGACGGGAAGATTGTGAAGTCCGGGGGGCATGACCTGGCCATTGAGGTCGAAAAGAAGGGGTATCAATGATGGGATTTATAGGAGTTTTTGGCAAGAGCAAAAGCGACAAGGAACCCGCTCTTTCAGAGCCCGCTCTTTCAGCAAAGGGGCATGAGAAGGAGCAGCCATACGCAGGCCTGGCGGTTAAAGATCAGGAAACGTTGCAGAAGGACGCCAGGAATCTGGAGATCATTGAACAGATAAAACAGGTTGTTGATCCAGAAATCAATATGGACATCTGGACCCTGGGTCTGATTTATGATATCCAGCAGACTGGGGATATCGTGAAGATAATTCTCACCCTGACAAGCCCGATGTGCCCGTTTGGCCCCCAGATCATGGAAGAGCTGAAATCAAGGATAGAAAAGCTTGGGAAAAAACCTGAACTGGAGCTTGTCTTCTCACCTGCATGGAAACCTTCTGAAGATCTGCGGGAACTGCTGGGGGTGTAAAGTGCTCTGAGTTGGTTGCCCCAAAAACAGCCGCAATCTTTCAACTGCCGTGCTCACCAAACTCCAACAACAAACCTTATAAACTTAAACTTCTTCAAGGATGTCATGCCGTTGTATGCTATAACGCAGGTCTTGGCTCTGATAGGGTTTGCTATAAGCCTTTATTTCATTATGGTTTATAGGGGCATACTCAGCCAGAACACACGAATGCTTCCAAAAGACATCTGTTCTCCGCACACCTGCGGGAATATCATTGCTACGCAATACTCCTATTTGTTTGGCGTCCCAAATTTTGTGTGGGGGCTGCTTTTCTATACATCGATCTTTCTGGCAGGATTTTTTCAGTTTGAGCATCCCTATCTTTTGCTCATTATGCTGGCGACATGGGTGTCAGTTGCCTATGCGGCATACCTGCTCCATGCAATGGTGTATAGAATCCATATCATCTGCAAACTCTGCGTAGCAACCCATATCATAAACCTGCTCATTGCAATCCTCTACACGAGCCTTGCTTTAACTTAGGACTTTCCTCATCATCTTTACCCTGGACTGCACTTTCTTGAGAAGCTGGGTCTTTGAGTAGGCTTTCTTAATATCCCGGGCAAGGGTCTTATCTTCAATGACCTCCTGGATCCATTTTGCGAAGTCGTTCTTCTTTCTATTGACGTGGTAGATGAACGTGTGGTTGCTCATGATCTTTAGCTCTCTGACCAGCTCGCTCAAATTCTTGATGATTGGTCCTTCCATGATCCAGAAGCTTTTTTCAGGACTTACGTTCCGAAGGTATTTCCGCGCAGTATCCCTTGTTACCTTTGGCTTCTTTCGCCTCGTAGCCTTTGCTGCGCTCTTTCCTTGCTCTTTTTTGACCTTATGGCCTGTTTTAGAATGAGACCTGAGATTTCCTCTTTTACCTCTTTTTGGCATTTCCACCCCTCCAATCAGCATTCCAGAGAACACTTCCTTTTAAATCTTTTGGTACAAACTTACTACTACTCTAGAAAAGTGAGATAGGCAGAGTGGCCATCGGGATTTGAACCCGAGCCGAGAGATCCACAGTCTCTAATGCTGCCAGACTACACCATGGCCACCACTTTACGAAGAAACTGCTTCAGAGTTTATAAGTTTTTGTAGCCTTACTTGGAGACAAAGCCCCGAACATAAGCGAGGTATTCCTTCGCTTTCTCATAATACTGGGTGACCACGTCAATGTTAATCTCAACTGGCTTCCCATCAACCTTGGCCAGCATCGCAACATGCCGTCGGTATTCCCGCGTCTTTGTGTATTCAACCAACATGAGCTTCCTCAGGTCGCTGTAAAGGGAGATAAACTCTATCAGCTTGCTGTCCTTGCTATACAGCTTGCGTATCAGCTCTGCCCGGGTCCCTGGATTTGAAGGGATCTCATCGATCTTCTTCCTGCTTTTTGCGTATTTGAGGAGGGATTCTATCAGAAAGTCAAAGCAGGCGATACATCTCTCTATTCCGTGGCGGATCATGTCAACTGTCCGCGTATACTTGAGGCTCACAAAAATCAGGTGATCCACACGCTTTAGCTCTTCTGCTGCTTCGTCTAACGCTTCCTGCATTCTAGAATACTCAACTCCTTAAGCTCAGGATCGCCTCTGCGAGATCTCCGGATGATTCTTTCAAAGCTCTCTCGGCCTCTGCTTTCGTTACTTTTGCCTGTTCCATAACTGTCTCTATATCCTCTTCTGAAACCTCAGAATCCCGTTCCACCGCATGGCCAACCACTTGGTAGGTCTCCTGGCCGCCAATATCTATCTTTGAAACACTCGGGTTCTGAATAACGATCTCTTTCTCGGGAGTCCGGATGATTACTTCCCGGGCCTCTATCTCAGTCTGCTGGAGGCCCATCCTCTTCATCATCATCTTTACCTGCCTGCTGTTGATTCCGGGGATCATCAGCTCACCCAATTCCAAGAAGCGCGTTTCCCTGAATGTGCAGGGAGATTATTATAAGGATGATAATCACTGCAATAATGATAATGTGGCCGGGCTTAAGCGTGATCTTTGATTTATACTCATCGAAATACCTTGTCAAGCCACCCATGCCTGAGGGAAGATGGATCCTGTCCTGCGCCATACCCCTTATAAGTCTGTGTTTGTTTAAATAGTTTTGCTATCGTTTTGACCTGGCCCGATTGGAGGTTGCCGCCTCTTTCGCGAGGCACAATAACTCCTATCAGCACAAGCGGAGGGGGTCGTCCCATACGGGGCGGTGCCGCTCTTCGCTGGAAACAGCAAGAGCCGAGCTGGCGGCAACCCGAACCATGCAAGATTTGGGGTAGTGCCCTATCGTTTTGACCTGGCTGGTTCTGAAGAAGTCCTTATAATCTCATCCGGAAATCCGTACTCGAACGGAAATCCGTACTCGAAGTATACCTTACTAGAAGTATAGAATTATGGGCAGAAATAAGCCGCCTTTTGTGGGGCCCTCCCCTTTTGGAAAGGTTCATCGAAGGCCCTGCCAGCATTTGACTTAGCGTTCTGTGAACTTGCACAAGCCGGGGCTCGCCTTTCATCCATTCACAGGAAAATCCATTGGATTTTCCTGTCCCGGAAAATCTCTGATTTTCTCGGGCCTCAAAATCGTCTGCAGGTTATCTCAGTTTTGTCGCCAAAACCTTCTCATGCGTCTTCCTCTTTGAGGGGGGTCTTGTTTCTGCGCGGTTGCCATCCCTTTCGAGATGTGCCTCTCGGCACCGGCTGCTCCATCCTAAATAAGGGAATTTAACCCTTATCTTCGGACTTCAGTGGGCGGACTTTCCTCAGTTTCCCGAAAGCCAGCTTTCTGCCCGCTTTCTGAAAAGCTCCGCTCATTTATAAACCTTTATCCTCCATTTTCTGCTCTTTTCTGAACAGCAGGATCCTAAACTCTTTTTTCCCCTGCCAGATAGATCTCCTCTCTTTGATGATGAACTGGCGCTTTTTTGCGGCCTCTTCAACCTTCTCCGGCTTGGGGGTCAGCAGTGCGATAACTCCCTCTTTTCTTAAGATGTATTCTGCAGCGTAAAAGAATTCATTGAGCAGCTTTTCTCCTCCCTTGTCATCCAAACCTTCCGGCAGCCTTGTGATAATCTTGTCTACGCTTTCTTTCTCAAAGCGCGTATCCAGCCATTCTGTCTCAATCTTTGAGAAGCGAATTGCTGAGCAGCCTGCAATCTTTGCGTTCTTCTCAGCAGCACGAACATTCCTCATCTCGGGGTCGGCGGCGGTGATGCCGAGTTGCGGCTTCTTGTACTCTCTATCGATATTCTCAAACCATTTTAGGATTCTTGGCTGGCTTGTTAGCTTTTGCTTCTCGAAAAAACGAACAGGCCGCTCTCTTGCGAGGCATGCCTCAATGGCGATTTCTCCGCTTCTGCAAAATGGATCAAGGATGGTTTCGTCCTTTTTTATCTCTGCTATCCTGCAGAGGGCAAATGCTGTTGTGCCGGTAATGCCTTGAGGGTGTGTGAAAATCCTGTAGGTGCGTTTTCCCAGATCCAGCTTTGTTATGTCCCTGCTTATGCTGATACCCTTGTTGGTGGCTGAAACGAGGATGGTCTGCTCTGGGTTCTCAAGATCCACTTCCAGGATATTCCTGCTTTTGGCCTTGATGCATTCCCCACAACCAGCCTCTATCTCTTTAGCAGTATGCTCAGGATCCTCTCTGGTTAGCGATTCCACCTTAAAGCTTCCCTTGAGCCAGCCCCACCTGCATTTGTTGATCATGCCTCTGGCTTGGTCCAGGATATCGTCGCTCTTTTCTTCCCTAATCAGAAGTTCTCCAATCCGGTGAATACTCTGGGCGCAGTACGCGACCTTCCACACGGCATCTTCGGAGGCGTCAAACACCACCTCTTTCTCATTGATTGTTGCGTGCGCAGAGATTAATTCGCTGATCTCTTTCTCTGCAGCCTCTTCAGCTCCCCTTTGGGTATAGGCAACCGCCTTCAGAACCTTCCTCATTCTGCCTTGACAAGAGCAGCGGAAACCACTTTGTCGCCCTCCTCCAGCTTCATGATCCTGACGCCCTGGGTGTTCCTCCCGATTACTCCTACTCCTGAAATCGGTATGCGGATGATCGATCCTTGCTGCGAGACCACCATCACTTCTTCTTTATCGGATACGCATTTGATGGCTACAACTGCGCCGTTCCTCTCATTTGAAACGATGTCTATAACCCCCGAACCCCCCCGGGAAATGAGCCGATACTCAGAGACAGGCGTCCTCTTTCCGTATCCCTTCTCTGTTATCGTGAGCAGAAACTTGTCGGGGTCTGCCTTGACCATACCAATAACACGATCTTTTGCCTTCAACCTTATGCCTCTGACCCCTTTTCCTGACCTTCCGACAGTCCTAATATCCTCCTCATGAAACCGCACTGCTTTGCCTGCTGCAGTTGCCAGGATCAGCTCAGATTCCTGATCCGTAAGCTGAACGTTCTCGAGCTCATCCTCACTTTCAAGTGTGATTCCGATGATGCCTCCCTGGCGCGGCCTGCTGTACTCTTCAAGCCTCGTCTTTTTTATGATGCCCTTCATTGTTGCCATGACCAGGCAATGCCTGTCGTCGAATTCCTTCACAGGGATGCATGCCGAGAGCCGTTCTCCTTCCTGCAGCTTCAAGAGGTTCGTTATGGCTTTTCCCCGCGCTTGCCTCCCCTCTTCAGGTATTTCCCATACTTTCAGCCAATGCACCCTCCCTTTATTTGTAAAGAACAGGAGATAGCTCCTGCTTGAGCCTACAAAGAGATCTTCAATGAAGTCCTCTTCTCGTGCTGTCGCAGCTATGACTCCCTTACCCCCCCGCTTTTGCTGCCTGTACGCCTCCAACCCCAACCTTTTGATATAGCCTGCGTGAGTAATCGTGATCACATTCTCTTTATCCTCGATGAGGTCCTCTTCGTCAACATCCTTCGCTTCCTCGATAATCTGCGTCCGTCTTGCGTCGCCATACTTTTCCTGGATGTCCCTCAGCTCTTCCTTTATGATTTCGAGGATTCTCTGCTCGCTTGCCAAGATATCTTTCAGATTCTTAATCAGGGTCGTCACCTCTTCCTGCTCCTGCACGACCTTGCCGCTCTCTAGGCTTGTGAGGCGAGACAGGCGCATGTCAAGAATTGCCTGGGCCTGCTTTTCAGAAAGCACAAATCTTTCCATAAGGGTTGCTCTTGCATGATCGGCGTCTTCAGACTTCCTTATTGCCTCAACTACATCATCGATGTTCTGCAGGGCAATGATCAGGCCTGCGAGGATATGGCTTCGCTCTTCGGCTTGCCTGAGATCATACTCTGTGCGCTTCCGCACAATCTCTCTCCGGTGCGCCGCATACTGCTGCATCATCTCTTTGAGGTTCAGGATTTTCGGCTGGTTGCCGACAAGCGCGAGCATAATCACCCCAAATGCAACCTGCAGCCTGCTCCTTGCATAAAGCTGATTCAGCAGGATTTCCGGATCTACCCCCGCCTTCAGCTGAAGAACAATGCGGATACCCTCCCGATCGGATTCGTCGCGTATATCCGAGATTCCCTGGACTCGTTTGTCTTTTACGAGCTCAGCAATCTCCTCAACGAGCTGGGATTTGTTTACCATGTACGGTATCTCCTTTATGACTATTGCGTCCCTGTTCTTGGCTTGCCCGATCTCGGCCTTTGCACGGATGACAATCTTGCCTTTTCCGGTCTGGAACGTCTGATGGATGCCTCGCCTGCCACGAATCAATCCCGCTGTTGGAAAGTCCGGCCCTTTTACGAATTGCATCAGCCCTTCAATGCTAATCTCCGGGTTGTCAATGAGCGCAATCACGCCCTGGCAGATCTCCCTGAGATTGTGGGGGGGAATGTTTGTTGCCATCCCAACAGCAATTCCGCTGCTTCCGTTGATGAGCAGGTTTGGGAGCTTTGCAGGAAGCACTGCAGGCTCAGTCATGGAATCGTCAAAATTTGGGACAAACTCAACCGTCTCCTTTTCGATGTCTGCCAGCATCTCTTCTGCAATGCGGTTCAGCCTGGCTTCTGTATAGCGCATCGCAGCAGGGCGGTCTCCATCAACTGATCCAAAATTTCCCTGGCCATCAATGAGCGGATAGCGCAATGAAAAGGTCTGGACCATCCGGACCATGGCATCATACACCGCAGTATCGCCATGCGGATGGTATTTACCCAATGTTTCCCCGACAATCCTCGCAGACTTCTTATAGGGCCTGTTATGGAGCATCCCCATACTGTGCATTGCAACGAGAATCCTGCGGTGCACGGGCTTTAATCCGTCACGGGCATCTGGCAGCGCCCTTCCCACAATCACTGACATAGAATATGCGAGGTAGGACTTTTTCATCTCCTCTTCAATCAATGTGCTTACGATTCGCTGCTTGGTTGATGCGGATTTTTCTTCAGATTTTTCTTCCATTGTCCTGAGAATTCTCCCTGAATTTCAGTATCAAAGAATGGACAGCCGTATATAAGCCTTTTGGTGGAAAATTGCCTTTATAGGCCGTATATCAAAGAAATTTACGTATTGAGTTGCGTATTGAGGGCTCAGTAGAAAGTCAATTGGCATCAGACTCGCTTGCGCTCGTATTCGTGTATGCTGCCCCCCGAAGTTGGCAACTCTGTCAGCAGTGGTTATGACTGCAAAGAAGCTCGCAAAAATGATGCCGGACTTTCTACTGAGCCGTATTGAGGCTGCTATGCGGCGGGTCCCGGATCAAGGCGCTGCGGCAATCAAAGATCTTCCCGCAATACACACATGCCTTCTTTTTTGGCGCAACTCTTGGCTCGTAGAGCATGGAATTGCTGCATTTCGGGCATCTTACCTTCATTTGCCTTCTCCCCGTGCTGCTTCAAGAATATCTTCTGGCTCCTCGTCTGTCTGCTTTTTGACCTCTTTCCCCTTTCCAACAAGATTCGCCGCACCATCCTCTTCATCCTCGGCTTCAGCATCCTCTTTGCCTGGCTGCTCACCACCTCCAAGCATGTCCTCCACTTTCTTATCGACCTCGTTGCTATCCTCTGCCAGACC
This is a stretch of genomic DNA from Candidatus Nanoarchaeia archaeon. It encodes these proteins:
- a CDS encoding cysteine desulfurase, producing the protein MEAFNAEKIRKDFPLLRKGIVYLDNAATTQKPLQVINAISEYYTEYNANIHRGVYAISVRSTTAYEEAHQKAANFINASIEEVIFTPGTTGSLNMLAYTLVPTLKPGDEIVLTEMEHHSNLVPWQQLAKERGLAVRFIPLAKDMTLDMAKAEKLITDKTRIVSVTHMSNALGTITPIQEIAELCRRHGALLVVDGAQSIPHMKIDVKALNCDFFAFSAHKLFGPTGLGVLYGKKEHLKNMKPFLYGGDMIREVRFEDSTWNDLPWKFEAGTPDISGAIGFAASLDYISRIGMEHIHSYESELLDYCLTELRKIEGITLYGPGSYGPGSGKQGPIISFNLDGIHAHDVATILDREHIAIRGGHHCAMPLMKKLGISGTSRISLAFYNTKEDIDRAVRALRRAREVFSR
- a CDS encoding SUF system NifU family Fe-S cluster assembly protein, encoding MNRQLEDTREDEIKQEDEIYRENILDHYRNPHNSRILKDPDISRIEFNPLCGDQIHLFLKIQNGSIRDAAFQGIGCAISQASASMLTDRVKGMPLDQAKRMGREDIVSMLAIPISAVRMKCASLSLKALHNGIEEWENKK
- the sufC gene encoding Fe-S cluster assembly ATPase SufC is translated as MMELEIKDLYVSIGGKDIVKGLSLTLAQGEVIALMGPNGSGKSTLASAIMGDPHCDVQSGKILVNGEDITGLSPDKRAQKGIFLSFQYPKEITGVTLANFLRTSYNSLRENPLGVMDFQKLLKEKMHDLQMDSQFTKRYLNEGFSGGEKKRTEILQMMVLEPTFAILDETDSGLDVDALRIVAHGINAMKGPKRGILIITHYHRILDYISPDKVFIMKDGKIVKSGGHDLAIEVEKKGYQ
- a CDS encoding metal-sulfur cluster assembly factor, which gives rise to MGFIGVFGKSKSDKEPALSEPALSAKGHEKEQPYAGLAVKDQETLQKDARNLEIIEQIKQVVDPEINMDIWTLGLIYDIQQTGDIVKIILTLTSPMCPFGPQIMEELKSRIEKLGKKPELELVFSPAWKPSEDLRELLGV
- a CDS encoding vitamin K epoxide reductase family protein, with the translated sequence MPLYAITQVLALIGFAISLYFIMVYRGILSQNTRMLPKDICSPHTCGNIIATQYSYLFGVPNFVWGLLFYTSIFLAGFFQFEHPYLLLIMLATWVSVAYAAYLLHAMVYRIHIICKLCVATHIINLLIAILYTSLALT
- a CDS encoding nascent polypeptide-associated complex protein — encoded protein: MIPGINSRQVKMMMKRMGLQQTEIEAREVIIRTPEKEIVIQNPSVSKIDIGGQETYQVVGHAVERDSEVSEEDIETVMEQAKVTKAEAERALKESSGDLAEAILSLRS
- a CDS encoding preprotein translocase subunit Sec61beta; this encodes MAQDRIHLPSGMGGLTRYFDEYKSKITLKPGHIIIIAVIIILIIISLHIQGNALLGIG
- a CDS encoding THUMP domain-containing protein, whose protein sequence is MRKVLKAVAYTQRGAEEAAEKEISELISAHATINEKEVVFDASEDAVWKVAYCAQSIHRIGELLIREEKSDDILDQARGMINKCRWGWLKGSFKVESLTREDPEHTAKEIEAGCGECIKAKSRNILEVDLENPEQTILVSATNKGISISRDITKLDLGKRTYRIFTHPQGITGTTAFALCRIAEIKKDETILDPFCRSGEIAIEACLARERPVRFFEKQKLTSQPRILKWFENIDREYKKPQLGITAADPEMRNVRAAEKNAKIAGCSAIRFSKIETEWLDTRFEKESVDKIITRLPEGLDDKGGEKLLNEFFYAAEYILRKEGVIALLTPKPEKVEEAAKKRQFIIKERRSIWQGKKEFRILLFRKEQKMEDKGL
- the gyrA gene encoding DNA gyrase subunit A, which produces MEEKSEEKSASTKQRIVSTLIEEEMKKSYLAYSMSVIVGRALPDARDGLKPVHRRILVAMHSMGMLHNRPYKKSARIVGETLGKYHPHGDTAVYDAMVRMVQTFSLRYPLIDGQGNFGSVDGDRPAAMRYTEARLNRIAEEMLADIEKETVEFVPNFDDSMTEPAVLPAKLPNLLINGSSGIAVGMATNIPPHNLREICQGVIALIDNPEISIEGLMQFVKGPDFPTAGLIRGRRGIHQTFQTGKGKIVIRAKAEIGQAKNRDAIVIKEIPYMVNKSQLVEEIAELVKDKRVQGISDIRDESDREGIRIVLQLKAGVDPEILLNQLYARSRLQVAFGVIMLALVGNQPKILNLKEMMQQYAAHRREIVRKRTEYDLRQAEERSHILAGLIIALQNIDDVVEAIRKSEDADHARATLMERFVLSEKQAQAILDMRLSRLTSLESGKVVQEQEEVTTLIKNLKDILASEQRILEIIKEELRDIQEKYGDARRTQIIEEAKDVDEEDLIEDKENVITITHAGYIKRLGLEAYRQQKRGGKGVIAATAREEDFIEDLFVGSSRSYLLFFTNKGRVHWLKVWEIPEEGRQARGKAITNLLKLQEGERLSACIPVKEFDDRHCLVMATMKGIIKKTRLEEYSRPRQGGIIGITLESEDELENVQLTDQESELILATAAGKAVRFHEEDIRTVGRSGKGVRGIRLKAKDRVIGMVKADPDKFLLTITEKGYGKRTPVSEYRLISRGGSGVIDIVSNERNGAVVAIKCVSDKEEVMVVSQQGSIIRIPISGVGVIGRNTQGVRIMKLEEGDKVVSAALVKAE